In Solimonas sp. K1W22B-7, the DNA window TGTCGATCCGGGTGCTGCGCGAGCTGTCGGCCGCCCGGCGCAACAACCTGTTGCGCCACTGGCTGGAGCGGGCGGGGCGCTTGCCGCCGCCGGCTGCCCTGCTGGAGCGCCTGGAGCGGGAACTGCTGGCGGCCCGCCCGGATGCCACGCCCCGGCTGCCCCATGACGGCGCCGAACTGCGGCGCTACCGCGACGTCCTCTACCTGCTGCCGGCCCTGCCGCCCGCGCCCAAAGGCGTGGATCTGGCCTGGCCGCCGCGCCGCCGCGAGCTGGCACTGCCCGCCGGCTGCGGCCGGCTGCAGCTGCCGCGCGCGCCCACCAGGCCGTTGATCGTGCGATTTAGCGCCGGTGGCGAGGAATTGCGCCCCGTTGGCAGCAAACACCGGCGCAGCCTCAAAAACCTGTTCCAGGAAGCCGGGATTCCGGTCTGGATCCGGCAGCGTACGCCCCTGGTTTACGCGGGCAAGGAACTGCTCGCGGTGGCCGGCTTCTGGCGCGCCGAAAAATCACCGGAATTCACCTGGCAGCACGAACTTCCCGGTGTTCCCGCAGAACTTTGTCAGCCGAAACATTGAGAGGGGGAGGGGCAGCCTGTAAAATCCCTCAAACTCCCTGCCTGATGATCCCCATGCCCGACGCGCCGCAGCAGACGCGATTCATTTTTGTTACCGGAGGCGTGGTGTCCTCGCTTGGCAAAGGCATCGCCGCCGCCAGCCTCGGTGCGATCCTCGAATCGCGTGGACTCAAGGTCCACATGATCAAGCTCGACCCCTACATCAACGTCGATGCGGGCACCATGAGCCCGTTCCAGCACGGCGAGGTCTTCGTCACCGAAGACGGCGCCGAGACCGACCTCGACCTGGGGCACTACGAGCGCTTCCTGCGCGGCAAGACCACGCGCTACTCCAACCTGACCACCGGCCAGGTCTACCGCAACGTGCTCGAGAAAGAGCGCCGCGGCGACTACCTGGGCAAGACGGTGCAGGTGATCCCGCACATCACCGACGAAATCCAGCAGGGCATCCGCAAGGGCGCGGCCGGCTGCGATATCTGCATCGTCGAGATCGGCGGCACGGTGGGCGACATCGAGTCGCTGCCCTTCATCGAGGCGATCCGCCAGATGGGGCATGAACTGGGCCGCAAGAACGCCCTGTACATGCACCTGACGCTGGTGCCCTACGTCAAGGCCTCCGGCGAGCTCAAGACCAAGCCGACGCAGCATTCGGTGAAGGAACTGCGCGGCATCGGTATCCAGCCTGACGTGCTGCTGTGCCGTTCCGAGCGTCCGCTGCCGGACACCGAGCGCCGCAAGATCGCGCTGTTCACCAACGTGCCCTACCAGGCCGTCATCGCCGCGATCGATCTCGACGACATCTACAAGATCCCGGCCTGGCTCAACCAGCAGGGCCTGGACCAGCTGGTGGTGGAGCACTTCGGCCTGGAACTGCGCAAGCCCGACCTCTCGGCCTGGGACTGGCTGGTGGAAGCACGCGGCAAGACCGATCTCGACGTGCAGGTCGCCATGGTCGGCAAGTACGTCGACCTGGCCGACGCCTACAAGTCGCTGAACGAAGCGCTGGCCCATGCCGGCCTGCACACTGCGACGCGCGTCAAGATCCGCTACATCGAGTCCGAGGCGATCGAGACCCAGGGCGTGCGCATCCTGCAGGGCATGGACGCAGTCCTGGTGCCGGGCGGCTTCGGCGAGCGTGGCGTGGAAGGCAAGATCGCCGCCGCGCGCTACGCCCGCGAGAACAACATTCCGTACCTGGGCATCTGCCTGGGCATGCAGGTGGCGGTGATCGAGTTCGCGCGCAACGTCTGCAACCTCGGCAGCGCGCATTCCACCGAGTTCAACCCGCATACCCCGCACCCGGTGATCGGCCTGATCACCGAGTGGCGCGATGCCACCGGCTCGGTGCACCAGCGCAGCAGCCAGACCGGCAAGGGCGGCACCATGCGCCTGGGCGTGCAGTCCTGCCGCCTCAAGGCCGGTTCCAGGTCGCGCGCGCTGTACAACGCCGAGATCATCTCGGAGCGCCACCGCCACCGCTACGAGTTCAACAACAACTACAAGCAGGTCCTGTCCGAGAACGGCCTGGAGCTGGTGGCCGAGTCGGCCGAGAACGAGCTGGTCGAGATGGTCGAGCTGCCCAGCCACCCGTTCTTCGTGGCCTGCCAGTTCCACCCGGAATTCACCTCCACGCCGCGCGATGGCCACCCGCTGTTCGAAGGGTTCATCCGCGCCGCGCGCGAACATCACCTGGCGAATCAGTCGAGCCAGTCCGCTGTCAGTCCTGCCAAGGTAGCGTAAGAACCCTATGAAACTCTGCGGACGCGAGATTGGCCTTGAACAGCCGCTGTTCCTGATTGCCGGCCCGGACACCCTGGAATCGCAGGACCTGGCGCTGGAAGTCGCCGGCCACATCAAGCCGATCGCAGACAAGCTCGGCATCCTGTACATCTTCAAGGGCAGCTTCGACAAGGCCAACCGCAGCTCGCACAAGAGCTACCGCGGCCCGGGCCTCGAAGGCGGCCTGAAGATCATGGAAGAGGTCAAGAAGCAGATCGGCGTGCCGGTGCTGACCGACGTGCACGAGGACACGCCGCTGGGCGAGGTCGCCTCGGTGATCGACGTGATCCAGACCCCGGCCTTCCTCTGCCGCCAGACCAACTTCATGCAGAGCGTCGCCAGGACCGGCCGGCCGATCAACGTGAAGAAGGGCCAGTTCATGTCGCCCTGGGAGATGGGCAACGTCATCGAGAAGATGACCGCCGTCGCCCCGCACCAGTTCATGCTCTGCGAGCGCGGCTTCAGCTTCGGCTACAACAACCTGGTCGCCGACATGCGCGGCCTGGCCATCATGCGCAAGTACGCGCCCGTGGTGTTCGACGGCACGCACACCGTGCAGCTGCCGGGCGGGCAGGGCAACGCTTCCGGCGGCATGCGCGAAATGATCCCCGTGCTGGCCCGCGCCGCCATCGGCGCCGGCGTTTCCGGCCTGTTCCTGGAAACCCACCCCGACCCCGACTCCGCCCTCTGCGACGGCCCCAACTCGCTGCCGCTGAATCTCATCGGCAACCTGCTGGAGACGCTGGTGGAACTGGACCGGCTGGTGAAGAAGAGCGGGCTGCTCGAGAAACAGCTCGGCGCTTAAGAGGCTTTCAAGAGGCCACGAAACCCTTCTTCCTTCGGGAGAGGGGTTTTTGCTTATTGGGGCGCGCAATGTTGTCCCCAGTCCGGCGAAACGCAAGGTTGTAGATGCGCTGCTGCGCTGTAGCACGGTCCGAAAAGGTAAACGGAAGTGACACCCAGGGATGTTGGTTACTTGCTGGAAACGCTTTGCGTAGATCTAGGCTATTGCTTGCCTCCGGAGATTCAGAATCGGCTGTGCAGCGATCCACCCGGCAGCGTCGCCGAGTTCGTTGATGCCGTACTTTTGGCGGAAGGCTTTACTCCTGCGCTGGTCGCCCGTGAACAGAGGCAAGCTTTGACACTGCGAGTCGAGAAGGTATTTCGCCGCTTTGGCCGTGTCTGACCGGAAATGTTTCCTGGCCGGGTAGGAAGCCGCGGGGTTGCGGCCCGCATCGCTCGCGCCGTCCCGACCTGCGGGCTGCGCTTACCATTTCCCGGTCTGGTCCATCCCCTCGCCTCGATGACCTGACGGTATCGTCATGTTGCGGAATGGTTCTGGGACACGGCAGCATCGGTGCTGCGAGCCGGGCGAGTATCGCGGCCGCAGGGCGGGTTTCTCCAGCAAAACCGGACTGCGCGTTGCCGTGGCCGAGTCTGCGGTGACGGTGTTTGCCCCGGGCTCATGAACGCATTGACAACAACCATCCAAGCAGAGGGAGCCGACACTCATGTATCTGGCGAATAGCGCGTCGCATCGGATGAAGCCCAGGGGGTTCTCCATGCTTCGCTGCATGGTCATGCTCGAGTTGTTCTGGCTCATGCTGCTGGCAGGCTGCGCCACGCCGGCTTCACGGGTGGGGGAGCGTCCGATGAGTGCGGACGAAGGAATCGTACGAGTCTCGCTTGCAGCGAATACGGGGCAGGTCGCGTCATGGAGCAGCATCGAGGTGACGCAAGTCGATGATAGCGGGGCGGCGGTTTCTTCCGGTCGAAAGTTTGCCCTGGTTCGCGTAGGTGGGCCCTACACCCGCGGGGCGGTCATGGGGGCGGTCCGGCTGTCTGGAATCCTTCCGGAAGGTGGCTACAAGGTCAGCAGGCTGGTGGATGATCGCACCAGCCAGTTCGTGGACCTGAAGGGTGGCGCCGATCGCCTTGGAACGTTCCGGGTCAGGGCCGGGCAGACCAGCGATCTGGGCACGCTCCTGGTCGTCATCCAGTTCAAGGCGGTGGCGATTGCGCGAATCGACGAAGCCACTACCGGCAATCCGGCCCAGGTCGCGGCGGCAGGGACTGCAAGTGGGGCGTGGGATCGCCCGGACCCCAAGAGCGCGGACATCCTGGCCTACGCGCTTCAGCATGCGGCCGGTATTTTCGATGTCTGCGAATTGCAGAACGGCCAGGTGGTGGCCGCGAGCCGGATGGGCACCGTGCTGGTCAGGGAGAGTGCGCGTACATGGAAACGCAAGCGTGTCGCCGGGATCGAAGATGTCTATGCGATCGCGACGTATCCGGGCGCAGTCGATGCTGCGAAATTCGTCGTCGGTGGTGAATCAAACCTGCTGGCCATCGTCGGCAACAATGAAGTCCGTCGGATAAACGCACCCCTGCCGGCAGGCAGCATCGTATCCCTGCATCACAATCCTGCGGGTAGTGCGTGGGTGTTGCTGCTGCAGGACGAGGAACTGATGCTCCGTGCCTACAGTGCACCAGGACTGGAATCCGGGGTCTGGAAGGAGTTGTACTCGGTCAAGCTGGAGTCTCCCTATCCCAAGGTACAAAGGCCGCGGCTGAGTGTGGTAAAGCATCCGGGCTCGATCACCATCGGCATCGAGGACCTGAAGCAGGATGTCGTGGTCAACATCAATTTCGAGACAGGCGCTGTCCGGCCGATAGCGGTCGACCGGATTGCCGGAGTCCTTGCGCCCACTGCCGGCGGAATCCTGAGCGCGGGGGTGAGAGGCTGGAATTTCAAGCAGATCTATTCGTTCGACGAGGGATTGAACTGGATGTCTCTGCCCGAGAACATGACCAGCTACCTGCCGACGGTCTTTCCATCGAAATCGGTCGAGATTTTCCGGGATGCCCAATCGGCGGTGAACTACGTTTCCGGTGACGCGCCGGTAGGCAAGATCAAGATCTCCCTGGATGGAGGCGCTACCTGGACAGAGTCTTCGCGGGTGCCGCAGGGCAAATGGTATGTGGTTCCGGGCGGCACCATTTTCGTATCGCCCAGCGATGCCATGCTCACCAGCATTTCCGAGTCCAGCAACAACGGCCTTTCCTGGACGGAGGCCATCGTCCCATAGCATCGTAGAGCGGGTGGTGACCCGTCTGTCACGAAAGGCGGATGTCCTTCCTTCCGGCTACCCTCGGACTTGAAATGCATGAGGAAATCATGAAAGGCCGACGATTCTTCAATTGGCTGTGGCGTGCCAACGCGCTCATCATCTTCGTCGCCGGCCTTCTGGCCGTGAGCGTGCTTCTGTTCGCCCTGTACATGCTGGTAGCGGACCTGACGGGTACCCGGCACGCGTCCAACGTCATGGCCGTTGCCGGACAGGAGATCGACAACACGAAGGCGTCGCTCTCGGAGTTCTCGCGCATCGACGGCACTCCACTGCTGCGCGCCACCCTGTACGTCGAGCAGGAGTTCGCCTATGGGTCGGGATCGAAAGAAACCCAGGCGGTCCAGAACGAACTCTACTTCGACATGGAAACCAGCAAGTCCTATTGGCTGATTCCCGGGTACAAGGGCCTCATCGTGGACCGGTACCGGATGCCTGACGATGAGTACAGGGACAATCCCAGGCCTGCGCGGGCGTCCGCCTATGCACTGGTGGAGAAGGACAGCAATGGCGATGGGAAACTGACCGGCAGCGACCTGAAGGAAATCGCCGTATCGGGGCCGGCCGGCAAGCCGCTGCATCGCACGGGAACCCTCGTCGAGAGCATCGACGGTACGCAGGTTGATGACAAGGGAGCCGTGGCGCTCATTTTCTATACTGCCGACGGAAAATTCCGTTTTCAGAAGATCGACCTGGATACCGGCAAGGTGTCCCTGGACTCCGCGCTCTAGCGGAAACTGAGGCAATCAGATGTCCTCGATCACAGCATGTGCGGTTCCGGCCGGAACACTTCTGGATGCCCACCGGCTAGGCGGCAGCTATACGGACTGCTTCGTGACGGAGATCGCCCAGGCCGTGTCGCATGCGCAGTACGTGGAAGCCTTCTACACCACGGCCCTGTTCAAGACCGAGCGGCTCATCCTGTCCCTGGTGCTGCTGAAGCCCTCGACGGATCGTCAGGCCCGGGAACTGGCCCTGGGGCAGCGCGATTCCTTCGCTGCCTGGCAGGTCGAGAAGCGGGACGAAGATCAGCTGATCCTGGCCGCCGGACGTACGAGGTCATGGCTCATGGTGGCGCCTGCACCCACTCCGGGAGTGATGGCCACGCGCCTGTACTTCGGATCCGCCATCGTTCCCGCCAGGGGTGCAAGGGCGGGCAGCAATCCCTTGGGTTCCGGATTCAGCGCCTTGCTGGGCTTTCACCAGCTCTACTCGCGGGGGCTGCTGCACGCGGCCAGGACGAGACTGGAGAGAGGGCGCTGATGGCTTGTGCGATCGCTGGGGCCGCAGGTCCATCATGAGCGCGCAAGGAGAGTCGATCCTGGCAGTGCTTCGCGCCCGGGCAAGCACCCGCGATGGCTGCCTGGTCATCTGGGGCAGCCTGGTGCAGGTTCCAGCCGCGCTGTTCTTCCTGTGGAAGGCCTGGCTGCTGTTTCCCAACTCCGATGAACTGCTCGCGAGTGGGCTCATGCATCTGGCTGCGCCCGTGGCCCTGGTCGGCAGCTGGTTCAGCTATGGCAGGCAATTGGGCTTCCGGCCCACTGCGGTGCTGACCGCCCTGCTGGCACTGCTGGCGGCGATGCCGTTCCTGTTTTCCCTGCTGCTCGTGCCCTGAGTATCCGCCGGGGGAAAACCCCCGGAAACCCATGCGTGGCGGGCCTCGCGGGGCTCCACTACAATGCCGGCCAAAATCCGCACACCTGAACAGCCGAGCCTCCATGTCCCACATCGTCCAAGTCACTGCCCTTGAAATCATCGACTCCCGCGGCAACCCCACCGTGGAGGCCGAGGTCGTGCTGGACTCCGGCGCCCGTGGCCGTGCCGCGTCGCCGTCCGGTGCCTCCACCGGCAGCCGCGAGGCCGTGGAACTGCGCGATGGCGCGCCCAAGAAGGGCAAGGCCCGCTACCTGGGCAAGGGCGTGCAGAAGGCCGTGAAGAACGTGGAAGGCGAGATCGCCGCCGCCGTGCTGGGCCTGGACGCCCAGGACCAGGGCCTGGTCGACCGCACCATGATCGAGCTGGACGGCACCGACAACAAGGCCCGCCTGGGCGCCAACGCGATCCTGGCCGTGTCCCTGGCCACCGCCAAGGCCGCCGCCGCCGAGAACTACCTGCCGCTGTACCGCCACCTGGGCGGCATCTCCAGCGTGACCCTGCCGGTGCCGATGATGAACGTCATCAACGGCGGCGCCCACGCCGACAACAATGTCGACATCCAGGAGTTCATGATCCTGCCGGTCGGCGCCAAGAGCTTCTCCGAGGCCATGCAGTGGGGCGCCGAGGTGTTCCACACCCTCAAGGGCGTGCTCAAGGCCCGCAAGCTGAACACCGCGGTGGGTGACGAGGGTGGCTTCGCGCCGGACCTGCCGTCCAACGTGGCGGCGCTGGACGTGCTGCTGCAGGCCATCGAGAAGGCCGGCTACAAGCCGGGCAAGGACATCTACCTGGGCCTGGACGTGGCTTCCACCGAGTTCTACGCCAAGGGCAAGTACACCCTGCACGGCGAGGGCAAGTCCTACACCTCAGAGCAGTTCGCCGACTTCCTGGCCGGCA includes these proteins:
- a CDS encoding CTP synthase — translated: MPDAPQQTRFIFVTGGVVSSLGKGIAAASLGAILESRGLKVHMIKLDPYINVDAGTMSPFQHGEVFVTEDGAETDLDLGHYERFLRGKTTRYSNLTTGQVYRNVLEKERRGDYLGKTVQVIPHITDEIQQGIRKGAAGCDICIVEIGGTVGDIESLPFIEAIRQMGHELGRKNALYMHLTLVPYVKASGELKTKPTQHSVKELRGIGIQPDVLLCRSERPLPDTERRKIALFTNVPYQAVIAAIDLDDIYKIPAWLNQQGLDQLVVEHFGLELRKPDLSAWDWLVEARGKTDLDVQVAMVGKYVDLADAYKSLNEALAHAGLHTATRVKIRYIESEAIETQGVRILQGMDAVLVPGGFGERGVEGKIAAARYARENNIPYLGICLGMQVAVIEFARNVCNLGSAHSTEFNPHTPHPVIGLITEWRDATGSVHQRSSQTGKGGTMRLGVQSCRLKAGSRSRALYNAEIISERHRHRYEFNNNYKQVLSENGLELVAESAENELVEMVELPSHPFFVACQFHPEFTSTPRDGHPLFEGFIRAAREHHLANQSSQSAVSPAKVA
- the kdsA gene encoding 3-deoxy-8-phosphooctulonate synthase; amino-acid sequence: MKLCGREIGLEQPLFLIAGPDTLESQDLALEVAGHIKPIADKLGILYIFKGSFDKANRSSHKSYRGPGLEGGLKIMEEVKKQIGVPVLTDVHEDTPLGEVASVIDVIQTPAFLCRQTNFMQSVARTGRPINVKKGQFMSPWEMGNVIEKMTAVAPHQFMLCERGFSFGYNNLVADMRGLAIMRKYAPVVFDGTHTVQLPGGQGNASGGMREMIPVLARAAIGAGVSGLFLETHPDPDSALCDGPNSLPLNLIGNLLETLVELDRLVKKSGLLEKQLGA
- the eno gene encoding phosphopyruvate hydratase; its protein translation is MSHIVQVTALEIIDSRGNPTVEAEVVLDSGARGRAASPSGASTGSREAVELRDGAPKKGKARYLGKGVQKAVKNVEGEIAAAVLGLDAQDQGLVDRTMIELDGTDNKARLGANAILAVSLATAKAAAAENYLPLYRHLGGISSVTLPVPMMNVINGGAHADNNVDIQEFMILPVGAKSFSEAMQWGAEVFHTLKGVLKARKLNTAVGDEGGFAPDLPSNVAALDVLLQAIEKAGYKPGKDIYLGLDVASTEFYAKGKYTLHGEGKSYTSEQFADFLAGICAKYPVISVEDGCAEGDWKGWKYLTEKLGNKVQLVGDDLFVTNTKILAEGIIRGTANSILIKPNQIGTLTETLEAIQMATDAGYSSVVSHRSGETEDATIADIAVGTTATQIKTGSLCRSDRMAKYNQLLRIERELGKRARYPGAGAFPVVL